ACGTCGACGCCGTCGCTTGCCCGGATGAAATGGAGACGCCCCACGGCGAACAAGCCGGGGCGGTAGGTGAGCCGTTCGCCAGCCGCTGGTTTTACGCTGTCGTCGAGCGGCCAGTAGCGTTGCGTGATGTCGGCGGAGAGGACTGGGCGGCTGCTGGCGGCGGAGTTGAGCGTCCGGCGTTGGGGCACGGGTGCTGAGGCGGGGGATTCTGGAGAGGCATCAGAGGGAGGCGACGTCGCGGGCGCTGCAGACGGGGCCGCTGAAGCAGACCCCGCCGGGCGTTTGCGATCGGCCATCAGCGTGCTGATTTGCGAACGCGTGAGCGGGCCCGCGAGGTAGGAGAGCGCCCACCGCGTTTGGAACACCTGCGGCCCGCTGGCGTGGACGTTGTTCATCACGAACACGCGATTGTCGAGCGCGGCGAGCGTCGCTTCCATTTCTTTGCGATTGAAGCTGGCCCCCGCTTCGGCCGAGGCGCCTTCGAGCCCCTCGATCACGCGAGCCTTGTCACGCTCCGTCTGCAGCCGGCCGAGGAACCAGGTGCCGGCGTTGGACAGGCCCTTGTAGTCGAGATCGACCGGATTTTGCGTCGCGAGCACGCAGCCCAAGCCGTACGCGCGGGCCTGCTTCAGAAGCGTGAGCATCGGCCGCTTTGCTGGCGGGTTGGCCGTCGGCGGGAAGAAGCCAAAGACTTCGTCCATGTACAGGATCGCCCGCAGGCTGCCCGTTCCCGGCTGCGACCGCATCCAGGCGATCACTTCGTTGAGCAGGATTGTGACGAAGAACATCCGCTCGGCGTCGGTGAGATGGGCGATCGAAATGATCGACAGCCGCGGCTTGTTCTCTGCCGTGTAGAGCAATCGCTGCACGTCGAGCGATTCGCCTTCGAGCCAGCTGGCGAACGACGGCGACGCGAGCAGATTGTTCAGCCGCATGCCGAACTCAAGCCGATCCTTCGCAGGGAAGAACGTATCGAGATCGACGACGCCGACCCGTTTGAACGGTGGCTGCTGGATCTCGTGAATCAAACCAGCAAGGTCGAGCGAACGGCCGTCGCGCCACGCTTGCCCTAGCACGTTCGACAGCAAAATGTGCTCGCGACTCGTCACCGCATCGGCGGTAATGCCCAGCAGCGCGAGCAACCCCGACGCGGCGCCTTGAATCCGATCGTTCAGCGCATCCGCGTCGTCGAGCACCGCTTGCGGCGGGGCGTCGAACGACTTCAGCACCGTCAGCGGCAGTCCCGCACTTGAACCGGGGGTGTAGATCGCCCGATCGACGCGATCGACGTACCGCTGGATGCGATTCCCATCTTCGTCCCACTTGGCGAGCCCCGACTTCCACAGCTCGGCCGTTTGCTGGGCTAGCTCCTCGGCCGAGACTCCCTTTCGGCTCGCGACCGATGGATCGACCCATGGCTGAAAGTCGCCGGGCCGCAGCTCCGGGAACGCAAGCAATAGATTCCCGAGGTCCCCCTTGGGGTCGATGCAAATCGCCGGGATGCCGTTGAGGGCCGCCTCTTCGAGCAAAGAGATGCAGAGGCCCGTCTTGCCGCTGCCGGTCATGCCGACGCAAACGGCATGAGTGGTGAGATTCTGGCTGTCGTACAGCAGCGGCGTTTCCCCCGCCTGGCTGAGGCCGACGTTGTAGTCCCGGCCCAGGTAGAAGGTCCCGGGCTTTTCGAATTCGGGGCGGCTCGGCTGTTCTGAATCCTGCATCACGAGCGCCTCGGGAAATCGACGGGCCAACCACCGGGCCAATCGGGTGACTATACTCGATTTTACTGCAGATTTCCTCCCCAAGAGGCTGCGTCGCCCCCCTCCTAGCCCCGGGCTCCTCCCGGGGGTGAGCCTCCACACTACATAACGTACCCTGACGCCGCGCAACCCCCTGGCGGAGCCAGGGGCTAACATGCCATACCGCATTCCGACACCGATTCACCAAAGCCTTCTTCTTCGCCGATGAGCCTCCTCGACCGCTTCCGCCGCAGCACACACCACCATGGCAGCAGCCGTGCCCCCGCAGCCCACATGACGTGGGCCGCCCGCAGCGTTTCGCACACGCTCACCAGCACGCGGCTCTTCCTCAAGAAGCAGCTCTGGCTCTGGCCGATCATCGCCATCGTGCTGCTGTCAACGCTCGGCTTTGCCGTTCATCATGCCATCGAATCGACGATGAAGGCCAATCTGCATTCGAGTTTGCAGACGCTGCTGAAAGTCGAACGCTCGATGATCGAGCGCTGGATGGCGACGCAGGAGCGCAATGCCGAAGCGATGGCGAACAACGCACAGACTCGCCGCATCGTTGACGAATTGCTCACGGCCCTCAAACCTAACGGCGAAGCGACCGACGAAGCCACGATCGCCAAACTGCGCGAACAACTCGCCGACAGCCTCGGCCCGGCGATGAACTCGCACCACTACATTGGTTACGTCCTCGTCGATCGCGACCGAAAAACGCAGGCTGCGTCGGAACCCGAAATCATCGGCATCGACGCCCCGGCCGGCATGCAGCTGTTCGTCGACAAAGCGCTCGACGGCGTCGGCAGCGTCTCCGCCCCTTACCCCAGCGTTTCCGCTCTCCGCGAAGGCGACGGCACCCGCCGAACCGGCGTCCCCACGATGATCGTCAGCGCCCCGATTCGCGACGAAAACTTCCAAGTCATCGCAGCCCTCGGCCTGCGCATTCAACCCGAGCGCGACTTCACGCAGTTGTTGCAGCTAGGGCGCATCAACGAATCAGGCGAAACGTACGCCTTCAACAAAGACGGGTTGATGCTCTCCAACAGCCGGTTCGACGACGAGCTGATCTTGCTCGGCGTTCTACCCGATCAGCCCGACGCCCACTCGATTCTCACCGTGCTGGTGCGCGACCCCGGCGGCGACCTTACCTCCGGCTTCCGGCCGAAGATTCGCCGCTCGGAAATGCCGCCGACCGCTGTCGTCGCCGCAGCCGCCGCCGGCAAGAGCGGCATCGACCTCGAGGGCCACAACGACTATCGCGGCGTCCCGTCGGTCGCCGCCTGGACCTGGCTCGACAAGTACAACTTCGGACTCGCCACCGAGGTCGACATGAGCGAAGCCTATGGCCCGCTCTACATTCTCAAGCGAACGTTCTGGGGCCTGCTCGGCCTCTTGATGCTCAGTTCCATCGCGATCTTCCTGTTCACGCTCCGCGTCGCCCGCCTACAACGCGAAGCCCGTGAAGCGGCCGTCGAGGCGAAGCAACTCGGCCAATATAAGCTGGAACAAAAGCTCGGCGCCGGCGCCATGGGCGTCGTCTACAAGGGGCACCACGCGATGCTCCGCCGACCGACGGCGATCAAGCTCCTCGACGCCGCGATCGTCACCGATCAATCGATCGCCCGCTTCGAGCGTGAGGTGCAGATCACCAGCCAGCTAACGCACCCCAACACGGTGCAAATCTTCGACTTCGGCCGCACGCCCGAAGGAGTGTTTTACTACGCGATGGAGTACCTCGAAGGAATCGACCTGCAAACTCTGGTCGAGCGCTACGGCCCGCAGCCCGCTGGCCGCGTGATTCATCTCATGCGGCAGATGTGCGGCTCGCTGTACGAGGCCCACTCGAAGGGGCTCGTTCATCGCGACGTGAAGCCGGCCAACCTATTCCTCACCCGCCGCGGCGGCGAATCGGATGTGGTGAAGGTACTCGACTTCGGCCTCGTGAAGGCTCGCGAAGAGCAACGCGACGGCGACGACCGTGCGATGGCTGGAACGCCCCTCTACATGTCGCCCGAGGCGATTCAGATGCCCGGCTCCGTCGATGGCTGCAGCGACATCTACGCCGTCGGCGCCGTTGGTTACTTCCTGCTGACGGGTCGCACGGTGTTCGAAGCGACGTCGGTCGTCGAGCTGTGCGACAAGCATATGAACGAACAACCGGTGGCGCCATCGGTCCGACTGGGGCAGCCGGTGCCGGTGGAGTTGGAAGAGGCGATTCTCGCATGCCTGGAGAAGTCGCGCTCGAAGCGGCCGCAAACGGCCCGCGATCTCGCGCAACGCTTGGCCCGTTCAGCTGCCGCGGCGGAGTGGTCGATCGAGCAGGCGGAAGTTTGGTGGAGCCGCCACGATCGCGGGCAAGCGGGGCCTAGCATCAACAGCGGAGCGCCGACGCTGAGCAAGGACCTCGAAGCGACGATTGCGCGGTAACCTCGTTCCCACGCTCCGCGTGGGAACGCCAAGACCGACGCTCCGCGTCGCGCGATGCCACACGAAGCGGCAGCCATCTCCAACAGCGCAAGACACTGCAACGAACTGCATGATGCAGAGCGTCGAGAAAGACGCTACCACGCGGAGCGTGGGAACGAGAGACGGGTCGTTGACCCGCGGCTACTCGGTTAGCTTCTTCTTTACCGTTCGCCAATCGAGGCCGGTTCGCTTTGCCGTTTGCTCGTAGCTCCCGCAGTGGGCATGCACGATGCGGCAATAGCGACGCAGCAATTCCTCCGCCGTCAGTTCGCCGCCGCGGATCGCCCGCGCCGTCGACTCCCACTCATCGCCCGCCGACTTCGCGGCGACCGCCGGCGCGTACGCGCCGTGAATCATCACGTTGCGAAAGCATTGCTCCAGTTCCCGCACGTTCCCCGGCCACGGGTAGCGCGGCCCGAGATGCTTATTGATCCAAGCCGCCACCTCGCCAGCGAGCGACTCCGCCTCTTCCGGCGCCACCCGCTGAGCGCTCATCAGCAGCAAATGCTCCAAATCTTCCGGCGACTCGTCGAGTTGCTCGCGTAGCGTTGGCGTCGTGATCCGATCGGCGCAAAGGCGATAGTAAAAATCCTCACGGAAGCGGCCGGCATCGATCTCCGCCACCAGATCGCGGTTCGTCGCCGCAATCACCTTCCCCGGGAACCGCCGCTCGACGGTATCGCCCAAGCGCTGGAACATGCGACTCTGCAACACGCGTAGCAGCTTCACCTGGATCGAAGCATCGAGCTCGCCAATCTCGTCGAGGAACACGGCCCCATGTGCGGGGCACGTTTCCAACCAGCCGACGCGATCGGCAGCAGCGCCGGTGAAGGCCCCGCGACGATGGCCGAACAGTTCCGATTCGATGAGCGTCGGCGACAATGCCGACAAGTTCACCGGATGGAACCCCGTGCAAAAGTCCTCGACGAACCGGCCCCGCTCCTCGTCGAACGGAATGTAGCGTGACAATCCGATCGCGCGGGCGACGAGTTCCTTTCCCGTCCCCGACGGGCCCGTGATCAGCGTCGTCACGTCGCCGAGGCAACGGTAGATCGAGCGTTGGTAGCGCCGTAGGTCGTGGGTAAAAATCGACTCCCACACCATACTCCGCAACCGCGCCGCCGCGGGGGAGCGACCGACAATGAAAAAGTAAACGTGGAAGAACGCGCGACGGAACTGAAAGTAACAGGCGAGCATGTGGGCCGGATCGTACCCGATGCCGAGTTCTCTCCCGGCCGGCGTGAAGTACCGTGCCACGTCGTCGCGAAACTTCCGCCAAAAGCGCACCTGCGTCGCGGGCTCGCCGGCGTGCGCCGCTTCGATCATCTGCTGGAATTCGATGCGGTACTCATCGAACAGGTGATAGAGCACCGCGTCGGCGTAAAGCTCCAGTTCGATCGGCTCCGCCTTCGCGCCTGCTTCGAGCTTGGCGCTCGCGTCGCGCACGAGCGTCGCCACATGCGCTGAAATCCGCGCATGATTTTGATCAGGCGTCGTCGCCGCCAGTTGCAGGCTCCAAACCGCTTGCGCGCCGCTGAACTCCTCGCCCAGAATTTCGCGTTCCCATTCGATCCGCTGCGGATGGAACGGATTGGTGTACCCAAGCTTCGCAATCGCGGCGGCGAGACGGCGTTGAGCGGGCGTGAAGAGCGACATGGGCGACGGCAACGGACGGCATTGAATGTCGGGCGACCTGCATCAATTGTAGCTCAGCATCTCTATCAATTCGCCGCCCTACATCACGCACTAAACGCAAACCAATACACCACAAATACTTGTAGCTTGCACCAAGTTTTGGCCCAAGCATTGCTTTAGCCGCAACAGCAGCGGAAGTCGATGTGACCTGCCGCCCGCCGCGGATTGAGCCGCGGCCCACTCTCTCCCGCCCTGGAACCTCTCCCATGCTCACCCGAGAAGTGAAATCGGTTGCCGTCGCCGCCCTCCTCGCGGTCGCCGCCATCGCAATGACGGCCCTCGCCGCCCCTGTCTTCGCCGACCAACTCGCTGCCGGCGACGACGCCCATCAAACGCAAACTCTCGCGGCAGACGCCGCCTCCCCTAGCAAGGTGTGCGGTAGCGCCTTCGCCCCTGCCACCGGCGGCCTGCTGCTGGCGATCGGCGCCTTGGGAGTCTGGACGAGCCGGCCGCGGCGGCCGCGCGTCGACTTCGCCCCCGCCGCGTAACGAAGTGGAGTGGTGAGGATGGCGGTGACCGGCGCTGCGGCTGGCTGGTTGCTCTCCGGCCCAGCACACGGCGCCGCCATCCTGTTTTTGAACAGCGGTCAGCAATCAGCGTTCAGCAGTCAGCCATTCAATTACTTACTCACTCTCACTTAAACACCTACTCACCCGCACAAGCCACCCACCACACTCGCAAACGCCCGCACCATGAACACCGCCACTTCCCGCAACGCAACTAACACTTCCCCCGCCATCTTGCCCCTCGCCGCAGTGCAACGTCCCGAACCCGCCAAGTTCCGCGGCGGCGGCTTGCTGCTACTCGCCATCGTCGGCATGGGGGTCGTCGCGTGGGCCACGCCGCTCGCTGGCGAAGGGTGGGAGTTCAACCGCCAAGCGATCGCCAACGGCGAGTGGAGCCGCCTGCTCACCGGCCACTTGGTCCACTGGAACTTCGACCACCTGCTATGGGACGCGGCCACGTTCCTGGTGCTCGGCGTCGCGTGTCTCTGGCGGAGCGTCGGCCGCACGGCGGCGACGCTGCTCGCCGCCGCCGTGGCGATCTCGGGGGCCATCTTCTTTCTGCAGCCGGAGATTGAAACCTACCGCGGCCTCAGCGGGCTCGATTCGGCGCTCTTCACGCTGCTCGTCGCCAGCCTCTGGCGGGAGTCGCACCGCAACGGCCGCCGCTGGCTGAGCGTTGCCGCCCCCCTCGCCCTGGCGACCTTCCTAGCGAAGGCGGCGTACGAAACGGCCGCAGGGGCCACGCTGTTCGTCGATAGCGGCGAGGCGGGCTTCATTCCGCTGGCGTCGGCCCACCTCATCGGCGGAGCGGTCGGGGCCGCGATCGCCCTGCTCCCTGCGAACCACTCAGCCAGTGCCGCTCACCACGCCTGAGCGGCACAAAAAAAGGCCGCTGAGCGACGCAAACGTCGCCCAGCGGCCTGGGAGGGGTGGCTAACGGGGATCGAACCCGTGACCTCCAGAATCACAATCTGGCGCTCTGCCAATTGAGCTATAGCCACCGCAATCGGAACGCTCGATGGTAATCGCTCGCCCCGGGGGCGGTCAACGTACGGATCAGCCGCTAGCCTGCGACCAAACCGGCATTTTCCCGCGAAACTCCGCCGCTCGCCTCAGCGAGGCCGGAAATACTTCAAAATTCCGATCCCAATGCCAACTCCCAACCCCACGCCGATTCCGCCCAAAAACAGGGCCAGGCCAAGCGGATATTCGGCGGTCGTCACGTGGGCGAGTAGCGGCATCATAGGAGGAGTCCAACAGGAGGGAAGGTTCAGGGGGCGAGGACGGCGGTCACCGGCAGGCTTTCCATAAACTGCTGGTACTGGTGGTCGAGGTCGCCAGCCGACTGGCCGCACAGTTCGGGAAGCGAGCCCGCTTCGTCCCGCCCAGCATAAATCAGGCGGAGGAGTTCGCGAAAGGGGCGCCGATAGGCCCCTTGTTCGCCGTCGATCAAGAACGACGCCAGCCCCGCCGACTGGCTGTAGAGCGGAGCGATGTCGGGCCGCCCCTGCAATTCGGTGATCCCCA
This sequence is a window from Lacipirellula parvula. Protein-coding genes within it:
- a CDS encoding sigma 54-interacting transcriptional regulator, which gives rise to MSLFTPAQRRLAAAIAKLGYTNPFHPQRIEWEREILGEEFSGAQAVWSLQLAATTPDQNHARISAHVATLVRDASAKLEAGAKAEPIELELYADAVLYHLFDEYRIEFQQMIEAAHAGEPATQVRFWRKFRDDVARYFTPAGRELGIGYDPAHMLACYFQFRRAFFHVYFFIVGRSPAAARLRSMVWESIFTHDLRRYQRSIYRCLGDVTTLITGPSGTGKELVARAIGLSRYIPFDEERGRFVEDFCTGFHPVNLSALSPTLIESELFGHRRGAFTGAAADRVGWLETCPAHGAVFLDEIGELDASIQVKLLRVLQSRMFQRLGDTVERRFPGKVIAATNRDLVAEIDAGRFREDFYYRLCADRITTPTLREQLDESPEDLEHLLLMSAQRVAPEEAESLAGEVAAWINKHLGPRYPWPGNVRELEQCFRNVMIHGAYAPAVAAKSAGDEWESTARAIRGGELTAEELLRRYCRIVHAHCGSYEQTAKRTGLDWRTVKKKLTE
- a CDS encoding serine/threonine protein kinase; the encoded protein is MSLLDRFRRSTHHHGSSRAPAAHMTWAARSVSHTLTSTRLFLKKQLWLWPIIAIVLLSTLGFAVHHAIESTMKANLHSSLQTLLKVERSMIERWMATQERNAEAMANNAQTRRIVDELLTALKPNGEATDEATIAKLREQLADSLGPAMNSHHYIGYVLVDRDRKTQAASEPEIIGIDAPAGMQLFVDKALDGVGSVSAPYPSVSALREGDGTRRTGVPTMIVSAPIRDENFQVIAALGLRIQPERDFTQLLQLGRINESGETYAFNKDGLMLSNSRFDDELILLGVLPDQPDAHSILTVLVRDPGGDLTSGFRPKIRRSEMPPTAVVAAAAAGKSGIDLEGHNDYRGVPSVAAWTWLDKYNFGLATEVDMSEAYGPLYILKRTFWGLLGLLMLSSIAIFLFTLRVARLQREAREAAVEAKQLGQYKLEQKLGAGAMGVVYKGHHAMLRRPTAIKLLDAAIVTDQSIARFEREVQITSQLTHPNTVQIFDFGRTPEGVFYYAMEYLEGIDLQTLVERYGPQPAGRVIHLMRQMCGSLYEAHSKGLVHRDVKPANLFLTRRGGESDVVKVLDFGLVKAREEQRDGDDRAMAGTPLYMSPEAIQMPGSVDGCSDIYAVGAVGYFLLTGRTVFEATSVVELCDKHMNEQPVAPSVRLGQPVPVELEEAILACLEKSRSKRPQTARDLAQRLARSAAAAEWSIEQAEVWWSRHDRGQAGPSINSGAPTLSKDLEATIAR
- the rrtA gene encoding rhombosortase yields the protein MNTATSRNATNTSPAILPLAAVQRPEPAKFRGGGLLLLAIVGMGVVAWATPLAGEGWEFNRQAIANGEWSRLLTGHLVHWNFDHLLWDAATFLVLGVACLWRSVGRTAATLLAAAVAISGAIFFLQPEIETYRGLSGLDSALFTLLVASLWRESHRNGRRWLSVAAPLALATFLAKAAYETAAGATLFVDSGEAGFIPLASAHLIGGAVGAAIALLPANHSASAAHHA
- a CDS encoding ATP-binding protein; its protein translation is MQDSEQPSRPEFEKPGTFYLGRDYNVGLSQAGETPLLYDSQNLTTHAVCVGMTGSGKTGLCISLLEEAALNGIPAICIDPKGDLGNLLLAFPELRPGDFQPWVDPSVASRKGVSAEELAQQTAELWKSGLAKWDEDGNRIQRYVDRVDRAIYTPGSSAGLPLTVLKSFDAPPQAVLDDADALNDRIQGAASGLLALLGITADAVTSREHILLSNVLGQAWRDGRSLDLAGLIHEIQQPPFKRVGVVDLDTFFPAKDRLEFGMRLNNLLASPSFASWLEGESLDVQRLLYTAENKPRLSIISIAHLTDAERMFFVTILLNEVIAWMRSQPGTGSLRAILYMDEVFGFFPPTANPPAKRPMLTLLKQARAYGLGCVLATQNPVDLDYKGLSNAGTWFLGRLQTERDKARVIEGLEGASAEAGASFNRKEMEATLAALDNRVFVMNNVHASGPQVFQTRWALSYLAGPLTRSQISTLMADRKRPAGSASAAPSAAPATSPPSDASPESPASAPVPQRRTLNSAASSRPVLSADITQRYWPLDDSVKPAAGERLTYRPGLFAVGRLHFIRASDGVDVWRDFAALQPVHGELPQPLWETSQIMAERPTLLDEPEPSAAYGDLPSEMAVERNYRRWDDDLKNHVYQSERLTLWECAEFDERSLPNESDEAFRQRLLPEVIKRVEKEVDEAESAVSESRWWFFSGAWQALARAAEIILVRVFGGRSRKQLMTASMSNQMKKGWDKSAEAKSQLREKLRDLERLKRLMAPPGEEVDADVEPLHELKLTKIEVPPRKGDIEVQPVSLAWLPWWIGDDGAARTAY